The following are encoded in a window of Pyxidicoccus trucidator genomic DNA:
- a CDS encoding class I SAM-dependent methyltransferase gives MPSERPSRTATKIAGFMLLLDSVPRLAPVLPSGAAAAAEAILRASGAVRRLDVELLRTRLTVRFYEVTESLLGRGQLLWFGVRKRWMSEVVEQAIAEGARQVLVVGAGFDPLAVSVARRHPDVTCVEVDAPATAEPKRAGIQGGGLARPNHVVLAADLATTSLEAVLGAADWRADVRSVVVAEGLLMYLAPAQVSAFFAQVRACTCPGSRLAFSSMDSDEEGQPRLLVAGRLLGRAIRSALRLAGEPLRWGIAPSAVPAFLTAAGYRVLDQPTPRRLRERFLTPHGLDEEPLAPYEHLVLAEVPDSAG, from the coding sequence ATGCCGAGCGAACGACCCAGCCGCACCGCGACGAAGATTGCTGGCTTCATGCTGCTGCTGGACTCCGTGCCCCGGCTCGCGCCCGTGCTGCCCTCGGGCGCGGCGGCAGCGGCGGAGGCCATCCTGCGCGCGTCCGGTGCGGTCCGGCGATTGGACGTCGAGCTGCTGCGCACGCGCCTGACGGTGCGGTTCTATGAAGTCACCGAAAGCCTTCTCGGGCGGGGGCAACTCCTATGGTTCGGGGTGCGCAAGCGCTGGATGAGTGAGGTCGTCGAGCAGGCCATCGCCGAGGGAGCGCGACAGGTGCTCGTGGTCGGCGCCGGGTTCGACCCCCTGGCCGTGAGCGTGGCCCGTCGTCATCCGGACGTGACGTGTGTCGAGGTGGATGCCCCGGCTACGGCAGAGCCCAAGCGCGCCGGCATCCAGGGTGGGGGGCTCGCGCGTCCGAACCATGTCGTCCTCGCGGCGGACCTCGCGACAACGTCGCTGGAGGCGGTCCTGGGGGCGGCGGATTGGCGCGCAGACGTCCGGAGCGTCGTCGTGGCCGAGGGGCTCCTCATGTACCTGGCGCCCGCGCAGGTCTCCGCGTTCTTCGCCCAGGTGCGCGCCTGCACCTGCCCTGGAAGTCGGCTGGCCTTCAGCTCCATGGATTCGGATGAGGAAGGCCAGCCACGGCTGCTCGTTGCCGGGCGCCTGCTCGGGCGGGCCATCAGGTCCGCGCTCCGGCTCGCAGGCGAACCCCTTCGGTGGGGAATCGCTCCCTCCGCGGTCCCTGCGTTTCTCACCGCGGCCGGGTACCGCGTCCTGGACCAGCCAACCCCGCGGAGGCTCCGTGAGCGCTTTCTCACGCCCCACGGGCTCGACGAGGAGCCGCTCGCGCCGTACGAGCATCTCGTGCTCGCCGAGGTCCCTGACAGCGCCGGCTGA